The following proteins are encoded in a genomic region of Solea senegalensis isolate Sse05_10M linkage group LG5, IFAPA_SoseM_1, whole genome shotgun sequence:
- the susd2 gene encoding sushi domain-containing protein 2 isoform X2, whose product MGVTLLRTLYGTHNPEINPEVRNALDQTCRGRCGYIHEDCSCHTTCVSLLDCCADYNQTCFQVIPHSSSMLGGRALRILGLVLHPEAQLFCRFKEEIMSEGFIDAEGHAHCISPLLFETGWIPFDILIDGIDFARSGEYLSVHPSKADPTVEVTLVNATQWQFYGTPNVTGWLSMTWNSSLIGADEVNIELWGYREVTRSTEAGMNSSSSLQAELSYLYSLGRNQVNTGTFSFMPESSEISSDWEIGNIRITASSKSDGRRNVQGLWSRAHILAGHLEQAFRDDSAAWAKNKCLQWDVREKTLPGFLNELIDCPCTLAQARADTGRFHTDYSCDIERGSVCTYHPGSVHCVRAIQASPIHGSGQQCCYDSTGALMLTGDSSGAGTPDRAHEWGSPPYREPPRVPGYSHWLYDVMSFYYCCLWSDHCHIYFNHRPSSGCHNYQPPKAGVVFGDPHFITFDGLNYMFNGRGEYNLVSSPDRELSVQARTEGVKHENNTRARGTWLSSVAMKEKTSDVIEVRLADGHLQVLRNQKVLPFTEQKWMDLHGVFVFAPSPQNVTVMFLSGVGVELRVHEGLMAVTVLLPPEFTNLTQGLLGVMNSNPSDDLLTQQGDVVSSEDATAEEIFAFGSGWNIPKSSLFTYDSKYLLDTYSFPQNHNSAFVPVFSLPETPDDPLVADMLTMCFGEGAQLCKHDTLTTRSLAVGNATLRAFHTFQALMKVLQPVVSCGWLPTPRNGKKNGTHYLAGDTLSFSCNEGYLLYGSTQRTCLYDRTWTGEQLYCLRDDNVGFILGTVGSITALVTMGVIIKLHNRKQDREREEKPDQMVTHVL is encoded by the exons atgggagtaacactactgcGCACGCTCTATGGGACGCACAACCCAGAAATAAACCCGGAAGTCAGAAATGCACTAG ATCAAACATGCCGGGGTAGGTGTGGATACATACACGAGGATTGTTCCTGCCATACAACCTGTGTATCATTGCTTGACTGCTGTGCAGACTACAACCAGACCTGTTTTCAGGTGATACCTCACTCCAGCTCCATGCTGGGTGGAAGAGCCCTCAGGATCCTTGGTTTAGTTCTTCATCCTGAAGCACAGCTTTTCTGCAG GTTCAAAGAGGAAATAATGAGTGAAGGTTTTATTGACGCTGAAGGCCACGCCCACTGTATCTCTCCTTTATTGTTTGAGACAGGTTGGATACCATTTGATATCTTAATCGATGGAATTGATTTTGCCAGATCTGGAGAGTATTTGTCAG TCCACCCCAGTAAAGCCGACCCCACTGTTGAAGTCACACTGGTGAATGCAACTCAGTGGCAGTTCTACGGCACGCCAAACGTAACAGGGTGGCTCAGCATGACGTGGAACAGCTCTTTGATTGGAGCAGATGAGGTCAACATAGAGTTGTGGGGTTACAGAGAGGTCACCAGGAGCACAGAGGCTGGAATGAacagctcctcctctctgcaaGCTGAGCTGAGCTACCTGTACTCTCTTGGCAGGAATCAGGTGAACACTGGCACCTTCAGCTTCATGCCTGAGTCATCAGAGATCTCCTCTGACTGGGAGATTGGGAATATCCGCATAACTGCGAGTTCCAAGTCAGATGGAAGAAG GAATGTACAGGGACTCTGGAGTAGAGCTCATATTTTAGCCGGGCACTTAGAGCAGGCTTTCAGAGATGACTCTGCTGCCTGGGCCAAGAACAAGTGTCTGCAGTGGGACGTACGGGAAAAGACATTGCCTGGCTTCCTCAATGAGCTCATTGACTGTCCTTGCACTCTGGCACAGGCCAGGGCAGATACAGGCAGATTTCAT ACTGACTATAGTTGTGACATTGAGAGGGGCAGTGTGTGCACTTATCACCCGGGTAGTGTACACTGCGTCAGAGCGATTCAGGCCAG TCCTATACATGGGTCAGGACAGCAGTGCTGCTATGACAGCACAGGAGCTCTGATGTTGACCGGAGACTCGAGTGGTGCCGGCACCCCAGACCGGGCACATGAATGGGGCTCACCTCCATACAGGGAGCCACCCCGTGTGCCAGGGTATTCCCACTGGCTTTATGATGTCATGAGTTTCTACTACTGCTGCCTTTGGTCTGACCACTGCCACATCTACTTCAACCATCGACCCTCTAGCGGCTGTCATAACTACCAGCCCCCAAAGGCTG GTGTCGTCTTTGGTGATCCCCATTTCATTACCTTTGACGGCCTCAACTACATGTTCAATGGCAGGGGAGAGTACAACCTTGTGTCGTCACCGGACAGAGAGCTGAGTGTTCAGGCCAGAACAGAAGGAGTTAAACATGAGAACA ATACCAGGGCCAGAGGCACATGGCTGTCGTCAGTGGCTATGAAGGAGAAGACCTCTGATGTGATTGAGGTGCGTCTAGCAGATGGACACCTTCAGGTGCTGAGGAACCAAAAGGTCCTTCCTTTCACTGAGCAAAAATGGATGGACCTGCACG GAGTATTTGTGTTCGCTCCCAGTCCTCAGAATGTGACGGTGATGTTCCTCTCTGGTGTTGGTGTGGAGCTGCGTGTGCATGAAGGACTCATGGCAGTGACTGTCCTGCTGCCGCCAGAGTTTACCAACCTCACTCAGGGTCTCCTCGGAGTAATGAACTCTAACCCATCTGATGATCTGCTGACGCAACAGGGAGACGTGGTCTCCTCAGAAGACGCCACGGCAGAGGAAATCTTTGCCTTTGGCTCTGGCT GGAATATTCCAAAGTCCTCCCTTTTCACATACGACTCCAAGTACCTTTTGGACACTTACAGTTTCCCACAGAACCACAACTCTGCTTTTGTTCCCGTCTTTTCTCTACCTGAGACACCCGATGACCCTCTGGTGGCAGACATGTTGACAATGTGCTTTGGAGAAGGGGCACAGCTCTGTAAACATGACACCCTGACCACTCGAAGCCTTGCAGTGGGAAACGCCACACTCAGGGCCTTCCACACCTTTCAGGCCTTAATGAAAGTCCTGCAGCCAG TGGTGTCTTGTGGCTGGCTCCCCACACCTAGGAATGGAAAGAAGAATGGGACACATTATTTAGCGGGGGATACTTTGAGCTTCTCCTGCAATGAAGGCTATTTACTGTACGGCTCAACACAGCGCACTTGTCTTTATGATAGGACCTGGACAGGAGAGCAACTCTACTGTTTAAGAG
- the si:dkey-174n20.1 gene encoding retinol dehydrogenase 14: MYLFYTIIAALVSFFVLKWMKKRRYCTDLKRLDGKTVLITGGNSGIGKETAVALAMRGARVIIACRDQDKAEKAVREIKFKSHSLNVAHMELDLANLRSVRDFCKSFLQREKSLDILINNAGMPSVLDWTDDGFSMCFGVNHLGHFLLTNLLLPRLKECAPSRVITLTCSNYKYQKLDFQDLNYNLLPFFTYCRSKLANIYFSQELARITEGKDITCYAVHPGFVQSGWTCHFSILFRMMMQVIMWMFFVPCEIGAQTVIYCAVSDEAAKHSGGYFVDCRPATLRPFARDAGVAKKLWEASERLVKLV; this comes from the exons ATGTATTTGTTCTACACAATTATTGCAGCATTGGTTTCTTTTTTCGTTTTGAAATGGATGAAAAAGAGGAGGTATTGCACTGACCTGAAAAGACTCGATGGCAAAACAGTTCTCATTACAG GTGGGAATTCTGGTATCGGCAAAGAGACAGCCGTTGCCTTGGCCATGAGAGGAGCCCGTGTCATCATCGCTTGCAGAGACCAGGACAAAGCTGAGAAGGCTGTGAGAGAGATCAAATTTAAGAGTCACAGTCTGAACGTTGCTCACATGGAGCTGGATCTTGCCAACCTGCGCTCTGTGAGGGACTTCTGCAAGAGCTTCcttcagagagagaagagccTTGATATCCTGATCAATAACGCAG GTATGCCCAGTGTCCTTGACTGGACAGACGATGGCTTCAGCATGTGTTTTGGCGTCAACCACTTGGGTCACTTCCTCCTTACCAATCTCCTCCTGCCCCGTCTGAAAGAATGTGCTCCCAGCCGGGTGATCACCCTCACATGCTCCAACTACAAATACCAGAAGCTGGACTTCCAAGACCTCAACTACAACCTGCTGCCCTTCTTCACCTACTGCCGCAGCAAGCTGGCCAACATCTACTTTAGTCAGGAACTGGCTCGCATCACAGAAGGAAAAGATATCACCTGCTATGCTGTGCACCCCG GTTTTGTCCAAAGTGGCTGGACGTGCCACTTCTCCATCCTGTTCCGGATGATGATGCAGGTGATCATGTGGATGTTTTTTGTGCCGTGTGAGATTGGAGCTCAGACTGTCATCTACTGTGCCGTGTCAGACGAAGCGGCCAAACATAGTGGCGGTTACTTTGTTGACTGCCGTCCTGCCACTCTGCGTCCTTTCGCTAGAGACGCTGGTGTGGCCAAGAAACTGTGGGAGGCCAGTGAGAGACTGGTAAAACTGGTTTGA
- the susd2 gene encoding sushi domain-containing protein 2 isoform X3 has translation MTEYIPYLCFLKTNMTIRLSRAIFLCGIILICSSKAADQTCRGRCGYIHEDCSCHTTCVSLLDCCADYNQTCFQVIPHSSSMLGGRALRILGLVLHPEAQLFCRFKEEIMSEGFIDAEGHAHCISPLLFETGWIPFDILIDGIDFARSGEYLSVHPSKADPTVEVTLVNATQWQFYGTPNVTGWLSMTWNSSLIGADEVNIELWGYREVTRSTEAGMNSSSSLQAELSYLYSLGRNQVNTGTFSFMPESSEISSDWEIGNIRITASSKSDGRRNVQGLWSRAHILAGHLEQAFRDDSAAWAKNKCLQWDVREKTLPGFLNELIDCPCTLAQARADTGRFHTDYSCDIERGSVCTYHPGSVHCVRAIQASPIHGSGQQCCYDSTGALMLTGDSSGAGTPDRAHEWGSPPYREPPRVPGYSHWLYDVMSFYYCCLWSDHCHIYFNHRPSSGCHNYQPPKAGVVFGDPHFITFDGLNYMFNGRGEYNLVSSPDRELSVQARTEGVKHENNTRARGTWLSSVAMKEKTSDVIEVRLADGHLQVLRNQKVLPFTEQKWMDLHGVFVFAPSPQNVTVMFLSGVGVELRVHEGLMAVTVLLPPEFTNLTQGLLGVMNSNPSDDLLTQQGDVVSSEDATAEEIFAFGSGWNIPKSSLFTYDSKYLLDTYSFPQNHNSAFVPVFSLPETPDDPLVADMLTMCFGEGAQLCKHDTLTTRSLAVGNATLRAFHTFQALMKVLQPVVSCGWLPTPRNGKKNGTHYLAGDTLSFSCNEGYLLYGSTQRTCLYDRTWTGEQLYCLRVRHCSVRFLCLYP, from the exons ATGACTGAATACATaccatatttgtgttttctcaaGACAAACATGACAATACGTCTGAGTCGGGCCATTTTTCTCTGTGGAATTATTCTTATTTGTTCTTCAAAAGCAGCTG ATCAAACATGCCGGGGTAGGTGTGGATACATACACGAGGATTGTTCCTGCCATACAACCTGTGTATCATTGCTTGACTGCTGTGCAGACTACAACCAGACCTGTTTTCAGGTGATACCTCACTCCAGCTCCATGCTGGGTGGAAGAGCCCTCAGGATCCTTGGTTTAGTTCTTCATCCTGAAGCACAGCTTTTCTGCAG GTTCAAAGAGGAAATAATGAGTGAAGGTTTTATTGACGCTGAAGGCCACGCCCACTGTATCTCTCCTTTATTGTTTGAGACAGGTTGGATACCATTTGATATCTTAATCGATGGAATTGATTTTGCCAGATCTGGAGAGTATTTGTCAG TCCACCCCAGTAAAGCCGACCCCACTGTTGAAGTCACACTGGTGAATGCAACTCAGTGGCAGTTCTACGGCACGCCAAACGTAACAGGGTGGCTCAGCATGACGTGGAACAGCTCTTTGATTGGAGCAGATGAGGTCAACATAGAGTTGTGGGGTTACAGAGAGGTCACCAGGAGCACAGAGGCTGGAATGAacagctcctcctctctgcaaGCTGAGCTGAGCTACCTGTACTCTCTTGGCAGGAATCAGGTGAACACTGGCACCTTCAGCTTCATGCCTGAGTCATCAGAGATCTCCTCTGACTGGGAGATTGGGAATATCCGCATAACTGCGAGTTCCAAGTCAGATGGAAGAAG GAATGTACAGGGACTCTGGAGTAGAGCTCATATTTTAGCCGGGCACTTAGAGCAGGCTTTCAGAGATGACTCTGCTGCCTGGGCCAAGAACAAGTGTCTGCAGTGGGACGTACGGGAAAAGACATTGCCTGGCTTCCTCAATGAGCTCATTGACTGTCCTTGCACTCTGGCACAGGCCAGGGCAGATACAGGCAGATTTCAT ACTGACTATAGTTGTGACATTGAGAGGGGCAGTGTGTGCACTTATCACCCGGGTAGTGTACACTGCGTCAGAGCGATTCAGGCCAG TCCTATACATGGGTCAGGACAGCAGTGCTGCTATGACAGCACAGGAGCTCTGATGTTGACCGGAGACTCGAGTGGTGCCGGCACCCCAGACCGGGCACATGAATGGGGCTCACCTCCATACAGGGAGCCACCCCGTGTGCCAGGGTATTCCCACTGGCTTTATGATGTCATGAGTTTCTACTACTGCTGCCTTTGGTCTGACCACTGCCACATCTACTTCAACCATCGACCCTCTAGCGGCTGTCATAACTACCAGCCCCCAAAGGCTG GTGTCGTCTTTGGTGATCCCCATTTCATTACCTTTGACGGCCTCAACTACATGTTCAATGGCAGGGGAGAGTACAACCTTGTGTCGTCACCGGACAGAGAGCTGAGTGTTCAGGCCAGAACAGAAGGAGTTAAACATGAGAACA ATACCAGGGCCAGAGGCACATGGCTGTCGTCAGTGGCTATGAAGGAGAAGACCTCTGATGTGATTGAGGTGCGTCTAGCAGATGGACACCTTCAGGTGCTGAGGAACCAAAAGGTCCTTCCTTTCACTGAGCAAAAATGGATGGACCTGCACG GAGTATTTGTGTTCGCTCCCAGTCCTCAGAATGTGACGGTGATGTTCCTCTCTGGTGTTGGTGTGGAGCTGCGTGTGCATGAAGGACTCATGGCAGTGACTGTCCTGCTGCCGCCAGAGTTTACCAACCTCACTCAGGGTCTCCTCGGAGTAATGAACTCTAACCCATCTGATGATCTGCTGACGCAACAGGGAGACGTGGTCTCCTCAGAAGACGCCACGGCAGAGGAAATCTTTGCCTTTGGCTCTGGCT GGAATATTCCAAAGTCCTCCCTTTTCACATACGACTCCAAGTACCTTTTGGACACTTACAGTTTCCCACAGAACCACAACTCTGCTTTTGTTCCCGTCTTTTCTCTACCTGAGACACCCGATGACCCTCTGGTGGCAGACATGTTGACAATGTGCTTTGGAGAAGGGGCACAGCTCTGTAAACATGACACCCTGACCACTCGAAGCCTTGCAGTGGGAAACGCCACACTCAGGGCCTTCCACACCTTTCAGGCCTTAATGAAAGTCCTGCAGCCAG TGGTGTCTTGTGGCTGGCTCCCCACACCTAGGAATGGAAAGAAGAATGGGACACATTATTTAGCGGGGGATACTTTGAGCTTCTCCTGCAATGAAGGCTATTTACTGTACGGCTCAACACAGCGCACTTGTCTTTATGATAGGACCTGGACAGGAGAGCAACTCTACTGTTTAAGAG
- the susd2 gene encoding sushi domain-containing protein 2 isoform X1, with translation MTEYIPYLCFLKTNMTIRLSRAIFLCGIILICSSKAADQTCRGRCGYIHEDCSCHTTCVSLLDCCADYNQTCFQVIPHSSSMLGGRALRILGLVLHPEAQLFCRFKEEIMSEGFIDAEGHAHCISPLLFETGWIPFDILIDGIDFARSGEYLSVHPSKADPTVEVTLVNATQWQFYGTPNVTGWLSMTWNSSLIGADEVNIELWGYREVTRSTEAGMNSSSSLQAELSYLYSLGRNQVNTGTFSFMPESSEISSDWEIGNIRITASSKSDGRRNVQGLWSRAHILAGHLEQAFRDDSAAWAKNKCLQWDVREKTLPGFLNELIDCPCTLAQARADTGRFHTDYSCDIERGSVCTYHPGSVHCVRAIQASPIHGSGQQCCYDSTGALMLTGDSSGAGTPDRAHEWGSPPYREPPRVPGYSHWLYDVMSFYYCCLWSDHCHIYFNHRPSSGCHNYQPPKAGVVFGDPHFITFDGLNYMFNGRGEYNLVSSPDRELSVQARTEGVKHENNTRARGTWLSSVAMKEKTSDVIEVRLADGHLQVLRNQKVLPFTEQKWMDLHGVFVFAPSPQNVTVMFLSGVGVELRVHEGLMAVTVLLPPEFTNLTQGLLGVMNSNPSDDLLTQQGDVVSSEDATAEEIFAFGSGWNIPKSSLFTYDSKYLLDTYSFPQNHNSAFVPVFSLPETPDDPLVADMLTMCFGEGAQLCKHDTLTTRSLAVGNATLRAFHTFQALMKVLQPVVSCGWLPTPRNGKKNGTHYLAGDTLSFSCNEGYLLYGSTQRTCLYDRTWTGEQLYCLRDDNVGFILGTVGSITALVTMGVIIKLHNRKQDREREEKPDQMVTHVL, from the exons ATGACTGAATACATaccatatttgtgttttctcaaGACAAACATGACAATACGTCTGAGTCGGGCCATTTTTCTCTGTGGAATTATTCTTATTTGTTCTTCAAAAGCAGCTG ATCAAACATGCCGGGGTAGGTGTGGATACATACACGAGGATTGTTCCTGCCATACAACCTGTGTATCATTGCTTGACTGCTGTGCAGACTACAACCAGACCTGTTTTCAGGTGATACCTCACTCCAGCTCCATGCTGGGTGGAAGAGCCCTCAGGATCCTTGGTTTAGTTCTTCATCCTGAAGCACAGCTTTTCTGCAG GTTCAAAGAGGAAATAATGAGTGAAGGTTTTATTGACGCTGAAGGCCACGCCCACTGTATCTCTCCTTTATTGTTTGAGACAGGTTGGATACCATTTGATATCTTAATCGATGGAATTGATTTTGCCAGATCTGGAGAGTATTTGTCAG TCCACCCCAGTAAAGCCGACCCCACTGTTGAAGTCACACTGGTGAATGCAACTCAGTGGCAGTTCTACGGCACGCCAAACGTAACAGGGTGGCTCAGCATGACGTGGAACAGCTCTTTGATTGGAGCAGATGAGGTCAACATAGAGTTGTGGGGTTACAGAGAGGTCACCAGGAGCACAGAGGCTGGAATGAacagctcctcctctctgcaaGCTGAGCTGAGCTACCTGTACTCTCTTGGCAGGAATCAGGTGAACACTGGCACCTTCAGCTTCATGCCTGAGTCATCAGAGATCTCCTCTGACTGGGAGATTGGGAATATCCGCATAACTGCGAGTTCCAAGTCAGATGGAAGAAG GAATGTACAGGGACTCTGGAGTAGAGCTCATATTTTAGCCGGGCACTTAGAGCAGGCTTTCAGAGATGACTCTGCTGCCTGGGCCAAGAACAAGTGTCTGCAGTGGGACGTACGGGAAAAGACATTGCCTGGCTTCCTCAATGAGCTCATTGACTGTCCTTGCACTCTGGCACAGGCCAGGGCAGATACAGGCAGATTTCAT ACTGACTATAGTTGTGACATTGAGAGGGGCAGTGTGTGCACTTATCACCCGGGTAGTGTACACTGCGTCAGAGCGATTCAGGCCAG TCCTATACATGGGTCAGGACAGCAGTGCTGCTATGACAGCACAGGAGCTCTGATGTTGACCGGAGACTCGAGTGGTGCCGGCACCCCAGACCGGGCACATGAATGGGGCTCACCTCCATACAGGGAGCCACCCCGTGTGCCAGGGTATTCCCACTGGCTTTATGATGTCATGAGTTTCTACTACTGCTGCCTTTGGTCTGACCACTGCCACATCTACTTCAACCATCGACCCTCTAGCGGCTGTCATAACTACCAGCCCCCAAAGGCTG GTGTCGTCTTTGGTGATCCCCATTTCATTACCTTTGACGGCCTCAACTACATGTTCAATGGCAGGGGAGAGTACAACCTTGTGTCGTCACCGGACAGAGAGCTGAGTGTTCAGGCCAGAACAGAAGGAGTTAAACATGAGAACA ATACCAGGGCCAGAGGCACATGGCTGTCGTCAGTGGCTATGAAGGAGAAGACCTCTGATGTGATTGAGGTGCGTCTAGCAGATGGACACCTTCAGGTGCTGAGGAACCAAAAGGTCCTTCCTTTCACTGAGCAAAAATGGATGGACCTGCACG GAGTATTTGTGTTCGCTCCCAGTCCTCAGAATGTGACGGTGATGTTCCTCTCTGGTGTTGGTGTGGAGCTGCGTGTGCATGAAGGACTCATGGCAGTGACTGTCCTGCTGCCGCCAGAGTTTACCAACCTCACTCAGGGTCTCCTCGGAGTAATGAACTCTAACCCATCTGATGATCTGCTGACGCAACAGGGAGACGTGGTCTCCTCAGAAGACGCCACGGCAGAGGAAATCTTTGCCTTTGGCTCTGGCT GGAATATTCCAAAGTCCTCCCTTTTCACATACGACTCCAAGTACCTTTTGGACACTTACAGTTTCCCACAGAACCACAACTCTGCTTTTGTTCCCGTCTTTTCTCTACCTGAGACACCCGATGACCCTCTGGTGGCAGACATGTTGACAATGTGCTTTGGAGAAGGGGCACAGCTCTGTAAACATGACACCCTGACCACTCGAAGCCTTGCAGTGGGAAACGCCACACTCAGGGCCTTCCACACCTTTCAGGCCTTAATGAAAGTCCTGCAGCCAG TGGTGTCTTGTGGCTGGCTCCCCACACCTAGGAATGGAAAGAAGAATGGGACACATTATTTAGCGGGGGATACTTTGAGCTTCTCCTGCAATGAAGGCTATTTACTGTACGGCTCAACACAGCGCACTTGTCTTTATGATAGGACCTGGACAGGAGAGCAACTCTACTGTTTAAGAG